A single genomic interval of Syntrophaceae bacterium harbors:
- a CDS encoding BACON domain-containing protein, which translates to MANTRRVPSGVPLLARLFASLLLILTVFPAPALGAGVTLAWDANTEPTVAGYKVGYGTSSGSYSSTVDVGNWTSVSITGLDTGRTYYFACKAYDSTGRESAYSSEVSYTPPAAACTYSVAPAGQSFGASGGTGSVTVTTQAGCAWEAASGASWVTLTSGSSGSGPGTVGYAVAANTDAAPRSATLKIAGSAFTVSQQAASASVTITATAGTGGTISPSGTVTVAYGSSKTFTMKPYWFYKIYDVKVNGVSVGAVKSYTFPSVKGNETISVTFKRK; encoded by the coding sequence ATGGCAAACACGAGACGCGTCCCTTCCGGTGTCCCCCTTTTAGCCCGGCTTTTCGCCTCTCTCCTTCTGATTCTGACCGTCTTCCCGGCGCCGGCCCTCGGGGCGGGCGTGACCCTGGCCTGGGACGCCAACACCGAGCCGACGGTGGCGGGCTACAAGGTCGGCTACGGGACATCGAGCGGAAGCTATTCCAGCACGGTCGACGTGGGGAACTGGACGAGCGTCAGCATCACCGGCCTCGACACGGGCCGGACGTATTATTTCGCCTGCAAGGCCTACGACTCGACGGGCCGGGAGAGCGCCTACTCCAGCGAGGTCTCCTACACGCCGCCCGCCGCGGCCTGCACCTATTCGGTCGCACCGGCGGGCCAGTCCTTCGGCGCCTCCGGGGGCACGGGCAGCGTGACGGTCACCACCCAGGCCGGATGCGCGTGGGAGGCGGCAAGCGGCGCCTCCTGGGTGACCCTGACATCGGGCTCGAGCGGCTCCGGGCCGGGGACGGTCGGTTATGCCGTGGCGGCCAACACGGACGCCGCCCCGCGGTCGGCGACCCTGAAGATCGCCGGCAGCGCCTTCACGGTCAGCCAGCAGGCCGCGTCGGCCAGCGTCACGATCACCGCCACGGCCGGCACGGGGGGCACCATCTCGCCCTCGGGCACGGTCACGGTGGCCTACGGCTCGAGCAAGACGTTCACCATGAAGCCCTACTGGTTCTACAAGATCTACGACGTGAAGGTGAACGGCGTCTCCGTGGGCGCCGTCAAGTCCTACACCTTCCCCAGCGTGAAGGGCAACGAGACGATCAGCGTGACGTTCAAGAGGAAGTAG
- a CDS encoding tetratricopeptide repeat protein: MLSRPDTWQANQQLAAGNFEAAEQQYREIIRLYPRAADESLFKIGVIQAHPRNPKKDYGKALETFRQLVAEHPRSDWRPPADAIIAILGELAGRERELANRDRGAPALRRQVEALEKQVDALQKQIEQMKEIDRSLEEKRRTLTPRK; encoded by the coding sequence ATGCTGTCCAGGCCGGACACCTGGCAGGCGAACCAGCAGCTGGCCGCGGGGAACTTCGAGGCCGCCGAGCAGCAGTACCGCGAGATCATCCGGCTCTACCCGCGGGCGGCCGACGAGAGCCTCTTCAAGATCGGCGTCATCCAGGCCCACCCGCGCAACCCGAAGAAGGATTACGGAAAGGCCCTGGAGACGTTCCGGCAGCTCGTCGCCGAGCATCCCCGGAGCGACTGGCGCCCCCCGGCCGACGCCATCATCGCGATCCTGGGCGAACTGGCGGGCCGGGAGAGGGAACTCGCCAACCGGGACCGGGGGGCCCCGGCCCTGAGGCGGCAGGTCGAGGCGCTCGAAAAGCAGGTCGACGCGCTGCAGAAGCAGATCGAGCAGATGAAGGAGATCGACCGGAGCCTGGAGGAGAAGCGGCGGACCCTGACGCCGCGCAAGTGA
- a CDS encoding sigma-54-dependent Fis family transcriptional regulator, translating into MERILIVDDDVSVLKVLQMRLESENYDVTAVSDAREAKKRLAEETFDIALFDLRLAEGSGIELMKSIRDIDPELPVIILTAYGTIESAVEAMKEGAYSYLTKPFDNRELLVQIRNGIEKARLSREVKRLRRLTRSDLEGQNIIGPSAAMKRVFDAVALAAETDSNVFISGESGTGKGMVARALHRLSKRRDHPFVAINCAAIPANLLESELFGFEKGAFTGAVASKKGLFVQADKGIIFLDEISEIPLPMQGKLLKAIEEKEFYPLGSHRTVKVDVRIVSASNKEIAREVEQGNFRSDLFYRVHVVPIKVPPLRERKEDIPVLVEHFLAKVADKLQKPPKKLAPGAMQRLMLYAWPGNVRELENIIECAVVMSTENVIPEELILLPGQADEKHAFKPLKESKQDFERNYLVQLMKISRGNVSRASKLAGKYRADLYELLEKYHINPLDFRKG; encoded by the coding sequence ATGGAACGGATCCTGATCGTCGACGACGACGTGAGCGTCCTGAAGGTGCTGCAGATGCGCCTGGAGTCGGAGAACTACGACGTCACGGCGGTCTCCGACGCCCGCGAGGCGAAGAAGCGGCTCGCGGAGGAGACCTTCGACATCGCCCTGTTCGACCTGCGTCTCGCCGAGGGCAGCGGCATCGAGCTCATGAAGAGCATCCGCGACATCGACCCCGAGCTGCCGGTGATCATCCTGACGGCCTACGGGACGATCGAGAGCGCCGTCGAGGCCATGAAGGAGGGGGCGTACAGCTACCTCACCAAGCCCTTCGACAACCGCGAGCTGCTCGTCCAGATCCGCAACGGCATCGAGAAGGCCCGCCTGTCGCGGGAGGTGAAGCGGCTTCGGCGCCTGACCCGCTCCGACCTGGAGGGACAGAACATCATCGGGCCCAGCGCGGCCATGAAGCGCGTCTTCGACGCCGTGGCCCTCGCCGCCGAGACGGATTCCAACGTCTTCATCAGCGGCGAGAGCGGCACGGGCAAGGGGATGGTGGCCCGGGCCCTGCACCGGCTCAGCAAGCGCCGGGACCACCCCTTCGTCGCCATCAACTGCGCGGCGATCCCCGCCAACCTGCTGGAGAGCGAGCTGTTCGGCTTCGAGAAAGGGGCCTTCACGGGCGCCGTGGCGAGCAAGAAGGGGCTCTTCGTCCAGGCCGACAAGGGCATCATCTTCCTCGACGAGATCTCCGAGATCCCCCTGCCCATGCAGGGAAAGCTCCTCAAGGCCATCGAGGAAAAGGAGTTCTACCCCCTGGGTTCGCACCGGACCGTGAAGGTCGACGTCCGGATCGTCTCGGCGTCGAACAAGGAGATCGCCCGGGAGGTCGAACAGGGAAACTTCCGCAGCGATCTGTTCTACCGGGTCCACGTCGTGCCCATCAAGGTGCCGCCCCTGCGGGAGCGCAAGGAGGACATCCCCGTGCTGGTTGAGCACTTCCTGGCCAAGGTGGCGGACAAGCTCCAGAAGCCCCCCAAGAAGCTTGCGCCCGGCGCCATGCAGAGGCTGATGCTCTATGCCTGGCCCGGCAACGTGCGGGAGCTCGAGAACATCATCGAGTGCGCCGTGGTCATGTCGACGGAAAACGTGATCCCCGAGGAATTGATTCTCCTCCCGGGCCAGGCGGACGAGAAGCACGCCTTCAAGCCCCTGAAGGAAAGCAAGCAGGATTTCGAGCGCAACTACCTGGTCCAGCTCATGAAGATCAGCCGGGGCAACGTCAGCCGGGCCTCGAAGCTGGCCGGCAAGTACCGGGCCGACCTCTACGAGCTGCTGGAGAAGTACCACATCAACCCGCTCGATTTCAGGAAAGGGTGA
- a CDS encoding response regulator, whose product MKILVVDDDPFMTEILKLYLVRAGFETDVAENGLEALRLLERGFYDVVITDAIMPGMTGFELCERVREAYPHIRVIGMTGAVNVNDFEKSGAHAWFYKPVPFGELHRAILRLCREDSPAAVS is encoded by the coding sequence ATGAAAATCCTGGTTGTCGACGATGATCCCTTCATGACGGAGATCCTGAAGCTCTACCTCGTCCGGGCGGGCTTCGAGACGGACGTGGCCGAAAACGGTCTCGAGGCGCTGCGCCTGCTCGAGAGAGGCTTCTACGACGTCGTCATCACCGACGCGATCATGCCCGGGATGACGGGCTTCGAGCTGTGCGAGCGGGTCAGGGAGGCGTACCCGCACATCCGGGTCATCGGCATGACCGGGGCTGTCAACGTGAACGATTTCGAGAAATCGGGCGCTCATGCCTGGTTCTACAAGCCCGTCCCCTTCGGCGAGCTGCACAGGGCCATCCTGCGGCTGTGCCGGGAGGACTCCCCCGCGGCGGTGTCGTGA
- a CDS encoding HAMP domain-containing protein, whose product MNVSILFRLISSYLLIIVVVLLAGLYTIWNLSEFNRLIRAVASYDTRMIQLSEECQEILYSANAAEKKFFVSGDEAYLTQFKDIERTLAGKLAELASLAETERKRALLEGIRTAQGRYGALFDEMAAQAGSRRVAADELARYRIEQDLIVADTVQSLRDLTRISYDERDDKLREIEANSVRNADAILISLVVAMVLMIAVSVLNTQSINVPISRLRDKTKAVARGDFGEPLAIASPPEIRELAEAFNAMCDRLRELDRMKIDYISHLSHELRTPLTAIREASGMLEEGLFRDKPEKQRELHTLIREDCERLIRSVTRLLDFSMMESGTMPLTLQTAPLGPLVERNLQRFSPVAQRKRIEMHVELPPDLPPIRMDTEKIEVVIENLLSNALKFTPDGGRITIAARCPQAGLVEVSVSDTGRGIPESGLKEVFEKFKRIDDGKSAVRGTGLGLAIVKHIIKAHGGRVWAESEIGKGSTFTFSLPA is encoded by the coding sequence TTGAACGTTTCGATCCTCTTCAGGCTGATCAGCAGTTATCTCCTGATCATCGTCGTCGTCCTGCTGGCCGGCCTGTACACCATCTGGAACCTCAGCGAGTTCAACCGGCTCATCCGGGCCGTCGCCTCCTACGACACGCGGATGATCCAGCTCTCGGAGGAATGCCAGGAGATCCTCTACAGCGCCAACGCGGCGGAGAAGAAGTTCTTCGTCTCGGGCGACGAGGCCTATCTGACGCAGTTCAAGGACATCGAGCGCACGCTCGCCGGCAAGCTGGCCGAGCTGGCCTCGCTGGCCGAGACGGAGAGGAAGCGCGCGCTGCTCGAGGGGATCCGCACGGCGCAGGGGCGCTACGGCGCCCTGTTCGACGAGATGGCGGCCCAGGCGGGCAGCCGCCGCGTCGCCGCCGACGAGCTCGCCCGGTACCGGATCGAGCAGGACCTCATCGTCGCGGACACCGTGCAGAGCCTGCGCGACCTGACCCGGATCTCCTACGACGAGCGGGACGACAAGCTCCGGGAGATCGAGGCCAACTCGGTGCGCAACGCCGATGCGATCCTGATCTCGCTCGTCGTGGCCATGGTGCTGATGATCGCCGTCTCGGTGCTGAACACGCAGTCGATCAACGTCCCCATCTCCCGCCTCCGGGACAAGACGAAGGCCGTCGCCCGGGGCGATTTCGGCGAGCCGCTGGCCATCGCGTCGCCCCCCGAGATCCGGGAGCTGGCCGAGGCGTTCAACGCGATGTGCGACCGGCTCCGCGAGCTCGACCGGATGAAGATCGACTACATCAGCCACCTCTCCCACGAGCTCCGCACGCCCCTGACGGCCATCCGGGAGGCCTCGGGCATGCTCGAGGAGGGCCTGTTCCGGGACAAGCCGGAGAAGCAGCGGGAGCTGCACACCCTCATCCGCGAGGACTGCGAGCGCCTGATCCGGTCCGTCACCCGGCTGCTCGATTTCTCCATGATGGAATCGGGGACCATGCCGCTGACGCTGCAGACGGCGCCCCTCGGGCCCCTGGTGGAGCGCAACCTCCAGCGCTTCTCCCCCGTCGCCCAGCGCAAGCGGATCGAGATGCACGTCGAGCTGCCGCCGGACCTGCCCCCGATCCGGATGGACACCGAGAAGATCGAGGTGGTCATCGAGAACCTGCTGAGCAACGCCCTGAAGTTCACGCCCGACGGCGGGCGCATCACGATCGCCGCGCGCTGCCCGCAGGCGGGGCTCGTCGAGGTGTCCGTCTCCGACACGGGACGCGGGATCCCCGAGTCGGGGCTGAAGGAAGTGTTCGAGAAGTTCAAGCGCATCGACGACGGCAAGAGCGCCGTGCGCGGGACGGGCCTCGGGCTCGCCATCGTCAAGCACATCATCAAAGCCCACGGAGGCCGGGTATGGGCCGAAAGCGAAATCGGCAAGGGAAGCACCTTCACCTTCTCCTTGCCTGCCTGA
- a CDS encoding hemerythrin family protein — translation MHVTWTPALSVGIEEIDNQHKELLHRVGVFFEKLRAGGGPGEIPGLFGFLERYVQTHFSLEEQYMTKFYTEDGGYAEERVHRAEHRAFARDFAAFREEILDNGPSPLLVAEFQRWIANWLVGHIGKTDRALGRYLSAALPPLKRR, via the coding sequence GTGCACGTTACCTGGACACCGGCGCTGTCGGTCGGGATCGAGGAGATCGACAACCAGCACAAGGAGCTTCTGCACCGGGTCGGGGTCTTCTTCGAGAAGCTTCGCGCCGGCGGCGGTCCCGGGGAGATCCCCGGCCTGTTCGGCTTCCTCGAGCGCTACGTGCAGACGCACTTCTCGCTCGAGGAGCAGTACATGACGAAGTTCTACACCGAGGACGGCGGCTACGCGGAGGAGAGGGTGCACAGGGCCGAGCACCGGGCCTTTGCGCGCGACTTTGCGGCCTTCCGGGAGGAGATCCTGGACAACGGGCCCTCCCCGCTTCTCGTCGCCGAGTTTCAGAGGTGGATCGCCAACTGGCTGGTGGGTCACATCGGCAAGACCGACAGGGCCCTCGGCCGCTACCTGAGCGCGGCGCTCCCGCCCCTCAAGCGACGGTGA
- a CDS encoding universal stress protein, whose amino-acid sequence MEGISRILVVSRLTRYCRKAVRFGVSLAQKYDAELAVLHVVENPFKKGWNLPTIHYEEQYRKDMARVRAELDEIVRAEKKKGMAVREFVEEGDPKEEILRVIERERIDLAILTAHEEGRLEHFLYGRGLDSLIRRMPCSILLVRE is encoded by the coding sequence ATGGAAGGGATCAGCCGGATTCTCGTCGTGAGCAGGCTGACGCGCTACTGCCGCAAGGCGGTGCGCTTCGGCGTCTCCCTTGCCCAGAAGTACGACGCCGAGCTTGCCGTGCTCCACGTCGTGGAGAATCCCTTCAAGAAGGGGTGGAACCTGCCCACCATCCATTACGAGGAGCAGTACAGGAAGGACATGGCGCGGGTCAGGGCGGAGCTCGACGAGATCGTCCGCGCGGAGAAAAAGAAGGGCATGGCGGTCCGGGAGTTCGTCGAGGAGGGTGACCCGAAGGAGGAGATCCTGAGGGTCATCGAGCGCGAGCGCATCGACCTGGCGATCCTCACCGCCCACGAGGAGGGACGACTCGAGCACTTCCTCTACGGGCGGGGACTGGACAGCCTCATCCGCCGCATGCCGTGCTCGATCCTGCTCGTCAGGGAATAG